In one window of Camelina sativa cultivar DH55 chromosome 15, Cs, whole genome shotgun sequence DNA:
- the LOC104747440 gene encoding B3 domain-containing protein REM14-like: protein MANQHFFKPLLPGFHSHLTIPVAFFLKNIEGRNEQKKTAELRSDASKITWKVKVDGQRLSNGWKEFALAHDLRIGDILVFKQERDMCFHVTVLGPSCCQIQYVSSLHNQNNLVSSFSGKIQRKKEKSESSLDLSCFVANVTPSNLRYDSLTLPMSFVRANGLDTRCGEKILMREKGRSWTVSLKRKKSCGTTYIRGGWRSFCQANGLRAGDFLTFKLIQRGGTLGLRISPGEIEEEEDCLSEGNVVKSRSIWKASSSESQNRFVTVTLTPYNIRESKLTLPIPFTKVNGLQKAKKMSFLDKHGVKWSTNMGFEVERKRMRLTGGWKEVCNASGVKIGESIILELVWGADRSSVLKFCSKV, encoded by the exons ATGGCGAACCAACATTTCTTCAAGCCTCTTCTTCCTGGCTTTCACAGCCACTTG ACAATTCCTGTGGCTTTCTTCTTAAAGAATATAGAAGGAAGAAATGAGCAGAAGAAGACGGCAGAGTTAAGATCAGACGCATCCAAAATAACCTGGAAAGTGAAAGTAGATGGCCAGAGACTCTCAAACGGTTGGAAGGAGTTTGCTCTCGCACATGATCTTCGAATCGGCGACATCCTTGTTTTCAAACAAGAGAGAGACATGTGTTTTCACGTGACAGTGTTGGGACCTAGTTGTTGTCAGATTCAATATGTGTCTTCTTTACACAACCAGAACAATCTCG TCTCTTCTTTTTCAGGGAAGATtcaaaggaaaaaggaaaaatcagaGTCTTCACTAGATCTATCTTGTTTTGTGGCTAATGTCACGCCTTCAAATCTACGCTATGACTCACTG ACTCTTCCAATGAGTTTTGTGAGAGCAAATGGTCTAGACACAAGATGTGGAGAGAAAATTCTGATGAGGGAAAAGGGCAGATCATGGACTGTAAGTTTGAAACGGAAGAAATCATGCGGAACTACTTACATCAGAGGAGGATGGAGAAGTTTTTGTCAAGCTAATGGACTCAGAGCTGGAGATTTCTTAACTTTCAAACTGATCCAAAGAGGTGGAACTCTTGGTTTACGTATATCCCCTggagagatagaagaagaagaagattgcttATCAGAAGGTAATGTAGTGAAGAGTAGATCGATAtggaaagcttcttcttcagaatctCAAAACCGTTTTGTGACAGTAACCCTTACGCCTTACAACATCAGAGAATCTAAACTG acgCTTCCAATACCTTTCACAAAGGTGAATGGATTACAAAAGGCAAAGAAGATGAGTTTCTTGGATAAACACGGCGTGAAGTGGTCTACCAATATGGGTTTTGAGGTGGAACGTAAAAGAATGAGATTGACAGGAGGTTGGAAAGAGGTTTGCAATGCTAGCGGTGTGAAGATTGGAGAATCAATCATCCTGGAGCTGGTTTGGGGAGCAGACAGAAGCTCTGTTCTTAAGTTTTGTTCCAAAGTGTAA
- the LOC104747439 gene encoding protein FMP32, mitochondrial-like: MTLSKRLALLGAQSAISLAKPRGLGSSLGLIDRRPFPYRSFSELTKANGRRAFLVDTLALVRSLEAQGVPSKQAEAITSAITEVLNDSLENVSESFVSKAEMQKIEMIQDSNLSKFKSEVKSSQEHHFTVLQRETEKLRGDIEKMRSELRIATYEIDKVTAGQRLDLNLERGRIRDELANQNTETTNLTNKLDREIHALRAQLEASKYEVIKYCIGTLVSISAVGLAVLRIMI; encoded by the exons ATGACATTGTCCAAGCGTTTGGCTCTATTGGGAGCTCAATCCGCGATTTCTCTCGCTAAACCTCGAGGTCTCGGCTCCTCCCTCGGATTGATTGATCGTCGTCCGTTCCCGTACCGTTCATTTTCCGAACTCACGAAAGCTAACGGGAGACGTGCCTTTCTCGTTGATACATTGGCTCTG GTGAGGAGTCTTGAAGCTCAAGGTGTTCCATCAAAGCAAGCTGAGGCGATAACTTCTGCTATCACTGAGGTTTTGAATGATAGTTTGGAAAATGTCTCTGAGTCCTTCGTGTCAAAAGCAGAAATGCAGAAG ATTGAAATGATTCAAGATTCAAATCTGTCAAAATTTAAATCTGAAGTAAAAAGTTCTCAG GAGCATCATTTTACCGTATTGCAACGTGAGACAGAAAAATTGAGAGGCGATATAGAGAAGATGCGAAGTGAGCTCCGTATTGCAAC GTACGAAATTGATAAGGTCACAGCTGGACAACGCTTGGATTTGAATCTTGAAAGAGG TCGAATACGTGACGAGCTAGCTAATCAGAATACCGAAACAACAAACCTCACAAACAAGCTTGACAGG GAGATTCATGCGTTGAGAGCTCAGTTAGAAGCTTCAAAGTACGAGGTCATCAAATATTGCATAGGTACACTTGTGTCGATATCAGCAGTGGGACTTGCCGTTCTTCGTATCATGATTTAG
- the LOC109129158 gene encoding pheromone-processing carboxypeptidase KEX1-like: MANQEKEDLVLDLPKFLNPSAVESFSDDIISSDVLRSVIPPPRTLTSETDTDDVVADALVPVDGHVTEEDDDGVVVRILDDSFCRQRMVSFGEGSRYSIGDCINHDGDTDDEDDYNDLDDEDDYDDLDDELVPRSVSKKLKRQRMRKLGKRCSSYSQLKPGCVRGKHGFGINFRC, encoded by the coding sequence ATGGCGAATCAGGAAAAAGAAGATCTCGTCCTCGATCTCCCGAAGTTCCTCAATCCCTCCGCCGTCGAGAGTTTCTCCGATGACATCATCTCCTCGGACGTTTTGCGCTCTGTGATTCCGCCTCCTCGCACGCTCACGTCGGAGACTGACACTGATGATGTCGTGGCGGATGCTTTAGTTCCCGTCGATGGTCACGTAactgaagaagacgatgatggtGTTGTTGTTCGCATTCTTGATGATTCGTTTTGTCGCCAGCGGATGGTGTCTTTTGGTGAAGGTTCGCGTTACTCTATCGGAGATTGTATCAATCACGATGGTGAtactgatgatgaagatgactaTAATGatcttgatgatgaagatgactaTGATGATCTTGATGATGAGCTTGTTCCAAGGAGCGTGAGCAAGAAGCTTAAAAGACAGAGGATGCGGAAATTGGGGAAGAGATGTTCGTCGTATTCACAGTTGAAACCTGGGTGTGTTCGTGGCAAGCATGGGTTTGGCATCAATTTCAGATGCTGA